DNA sequence from the Hippopotamus amphibius kiboko isolate mHipAmp2 chromosome 1, mHipAmp2.hap2, whole genome shotgun sequence genome:
CTGTCCCCATGGCACCTGCATCCTCATAGGTTTGAtctctccagtccatcctctcctccccatccccatgaCCAGGCCTGGGTCCAAGCCTCACTTTTTATGCCTGAACCACTGCAGTACACTGCCATGGATCATGCTACTCGAGGTTCTCCCCTTCTGCACCAGTTGGCAGAGGAACTTTTCCTAACATGCAAATCATACCCCATCATTCCTCAGTTTGAAATTCCATCAGCTCCCCACAAGCTACAGGGCAAAGTCCAATCTCTTTGTTAGTTATTTAAGACCCTTCATGCGCTGTCTCTGCTGGCCCCTCCTGGCTCAGCTCATTCCTCAGCCTTCTCCCACCCCAACTTCAGTCCCACCCAGTGACCTGCTCTTAACTCcgactgtcttttttcccttcttccctacCTGGGAAAAACCTCActcatccttcaagtctcagcttaAACATCACCTCCTACATGAAGTTTTCCCTGAGCAGTTTAAATGGGATGGGTTGGCCTGGGATGGAATGGGTTGGGATGCATTAGAGTGAAACTCAAGAGCTCAGGCTCTGGAGGAGACTCTCTAATCCTGTCTAATCCTGGCTCTGTTGTTTACCAGCTTTGTACTCAGGCAAGGCACTtaacctccctgaacctcagtttccttacctgtaaaatggacacaCTGACAATACCTACCTTGAAAGGTtatgatgagaaaaatgagataatgtgctGAGAAGTCCTTAGAACAGTATCTAACACACAATAAGTCCACATAAGTCCACAGTGAATGTTACCTAAGGGTatttgcctggtggtccagtggtaaagaatctgccttccagtgcaggggatgcaggttcgatccctggtcggggaactaaaatcccacatgtcgcagggcaactaagcccaagcaccataactactgagcttgtaCGCCTCAACTagggagcctgcatgctgcagactgcagagcccacatgctctggagcctgtgcaccacaactagagaagagaaaacctgcatgtcacaactagagagaagcctgtgcatcacaactagagagaagcccgcgtgctgcaactaaggcctgacacagcctaaataaataaataaaacattgccgaaagaaatttaaaaaaatattagctaAGGAAATATATTCTGAGCTCCTACTACGTGCTGGGAACTTTCACATGTGTTATCtcgtttaattctcacaattccATGAGGGagatatgctttaaaataaaagtctacaaacaagcaaactcatagaaaaagagatcagatgtgtggttaccagagggagggatgaagcggggagaagggggattggatgaaggcagtcaaaggtCCAAACTTCCACCAGCTATAATAAAACAGGCAGTTctctggttgcccagtggttaggactgtgggctttcactgccatggcctgggttcaatccctgatcggggaattgagatcctgcaagctgcacagtgtggccaaaaaaaaaaaaaaaagataaataagtactagggatgtagtGCACAACATGGTACGTATAACTTACACTGCTGTGTTATATGAAACTTGTTAAGAGTGTAAATCGTAAGAGTTCTCATcgcaaggaaaatttttttctatgtctttaattGCATACATGGGAaggatggatgttcactaaactttcTGTGGAAATCATTTCGTGAtatatgtaagtcagatcattctgctgtataccttaaactgaCACAATGCTGCATATCAATCAgggctcaataaaactggaagaaaaaaatacgtCTACAAAACCACggttcagagaggtgaggtgGTTTGTCCAAAGTTACACAACGAAGGACCAGCAAAGATAGGTTTCAAATGCAAGAGGTTGTACAGCTTCAAAGTCCGTGCTCTTTGCTGTTATTACTTCTCCTATAGCTaccaataaaaatcataaaacaggTTATCCTTAGTAGTTGAAGGTTTGGCGATACATTTCCCCCTGCTTATAGAATAAACCCTTTAACTTGGCATTCAAGGCTCTATAgtcttgtttccttttcccacaCTCCCCAGTTTGCATCCACAGTCAGTCCTCTTCTTGCACACCAGGCAAACTGAGTTGGAGCCCCCAGACATTCAGGCTCCATGATGAGACCACGATAGAAGGGGAGACCAGCCCCCATTCCTGCAGAGCCAAGATGTTGGCTAGAAAGGAAATAAGTGACAGCGTTGGGTAAACAGCTAACCCCAGCATCTGGGGGCTCGAATTTGCATGTTCTCTGGCTGATTCTCTGCTCTGAACAAACTCTCCTTCACCTGCCTGGCTGTTCTCCCACTCTAAACAAATTCTGCCCTAGAGGCCACTAACATCTCACTGTTAGGTCAAAGCCAGACCATTTTCTCAGCTGCAGTGGAGGACAGAGCAGGGTTCAAGGGCAGGAGAGCTCTTATGACAGACTTCCCTTGGTTCTAGCTGTGGTTGGcagagagagggaaggtgggCCTCTGGAAGCTGCTGACCCTGCTAACTTGTAAAAGATTCTGCATCAGAATCACAACTCACCCCGTGCAGCCCTGCCCAGAGCAAGGAGGGCAAAGGGGACCTGCTGGAGTTAAAACTCAGGTCCAGGGACtgcccaggtggcgcagtggttaagaatctgcctgccaatgcaggggacacggattcaatccctggttcagaaagatcccacattgccgcggagcaattaagctcGTGTgctataactattgagcccatgtgccacaacgactgaagcccacgtgcctagagcctgtgctccgcaacaagagaagccaccgcagtgaggagcccgctcaccacaatgtagagtagcccctgctctccgcagctagagaaagcccatgaggacccaatgcagccaataaataaatatattaattaaaaaaattaaaaaaaaactcaggtcCAAAAGTGGgaaaacagaaatgcaaacaCTGTGGCCCACTGGTAGCCTGGGGGCACTGTGGCCTCGTGCCAGCAGCTTTGACAGAAACTGTGGAGTGTGAGTCCAAAGTGTGCAAAATCAACTGATGGTGGAGATGCCAGTGTccagcccctccaccctcccctgggAGTCTGGGGTCTTACCTACCTGGATAGGCCCTGGCGACTTCCTGGAGGAACGTTCTGGTTTGTGAACCAAAGGGGAGCTGGAATAGGAGGCTGAGCTCTGCTGTGTCCAGCTGGATGGTGACATCTGAGCCTGCACAGGGGAGGCAGGAAATGAGCACTTGGCCTCCAGGGTGCTTAGGTGCATCTGCAGGCTGGAGCCCCCAGAATGGAACGTCAGCAGCCCAAGCTCCCAAAGCCCCTTTGACCTTTAAGCTGGGGCAATTAGGGAGCCCTCTGTACCCCCAGCTCCAAATTAACATCACCCTCTGTCTACAAAGGGGGTGGACCTCAGCTCTGAAAAGTCAATAAGCCTTGCCACAGCCTCTGGACAGAGCCAGAAGAGACCAGGTTCTGGACCTGTAGTCTACCCCCGCCCCACGGGTGGAATGAAAAGCACGCAGAGGCGGACAGAGGGGCTGTCTGTCGGTCAGTCTCCCTGACTGTTCCAGGCACATGCTAGTCACTGGGAGTACCATGCTGAAGAGTTCAGACATGGCCTGTCTTCAGGGAACTAGACTGTGGATGGTGTCTGGCTCAGAGCGtaaccccagcccccagcaggcaCATGGCGAGCACCGAAAACACATGCCGAGCTAGTGAGTGAGGACCAGCAGACTAATCAAGAGCACGGACTCCAGAGTCTGGGTTCCGAGTTTGAATCCTGGTCCCACCACTTACTAAattacttcatttctctgggcttcagttacgtcgtccataaaatggggatgaaagcAGTGATGACCTGATAGAATTGTGAGGAGAGCACCACGTGATGTGTATAAAGCTCTTAGCGTCATGCCTGGCACGAGATCACCACggaataaatattcatttctgttattattattactgctaccTCTGCAATCACGACTGCAGTCTAGCAAGGAAGACAGACATTAAGTAGGTCACTATAAATAATTAAATCACCGTGACTGACAGCTGGCAAGGATGAGACACAGGAGTGTGTATGAGTGAGATACAAGCACTTCCAGCATACAGGCTCTCTGAGGAGTTCAACACAGGCTTCCTGACAAAGTGCGAACTGATGCCCTGAAGGATGGGTGACTCCACGAAGAGAGGAGTGGGGGCTTTCAGGAGGAGGGAGCAGTGTGTGCAGGGGCTCCGTGGTGGAAACGTGTCACGTCTGAGGTGCTTGGAATGCAGAGGATTCCAAGCGCCGCAAGCAGGGAAGAGAGTGACTGGAGAGATGACTGGGCCTTGGTAAGGCGATCGGAGGGTGCTCTTACTTCACACCACTCCTCTCTCTGCAGATCTTGTACTCCCTGCCCTAACTGGGACTCAGACTGAAAGGACCACTCACCAAGAATGTAGAGTTCACCTTCCGGGGACACTGTGGGGAGAGAAACGAAAAGGCCCTTAGCAATTGAGCATCATCCTTGTTCCCACCGCTCCACACCCAACTAGGGCAGAAATGACCTgggcacccagagcagagggatCGTCCTGTCCAGCCCCCTGTGGTACCTTCTTCCAGCGTGAAATCCCGAGAGATCGGCACGATCTGGTCCAAGGAGACGTCGTCCCCGGTAATGGCCATCCTTCGGTGCGTGTACAGGAAGAGACTGAGAGCAGGAAGTGGAGTGAGGACAGGGGGCCTGTGGCCGTCCCTCGGGCCCACTGTGGAAGCCTCAGGGGGCTCGCGCTCCCTCCTTGGTCCCCGGGGCTGTGCTCATGCCTCTCTGCCCACAGCGCCCATCAGAGACTGTTGGGTCATCAAAGCTGAACTTGCTTCACTTTGGGAAGCTCCTGCCTTGTTAGTAAAACCCATGTTTGCTCTCCCCCTGGTGCATTCTAGCactgtgtgtgatgagaacaggGCAATCTtagcctccccctctccctccctgaatCTCAGCTTTTCCGTCTCTAAAGCGAGGATGGTGGGTTGGAAAGCATTTAAGGctcctccttcccagctctgAGACCCTGAGGTTCACTTCCTGGCTGTGAGATCTTTGATAAGTATTCAttattctctctctgcttctgtgtaaTACGTGGGTATTACCGGCAACATTTACGGAGCCCTTTCTATGTGCTTCACAGCATCTTAAACACTTTACGTGTAGTAACTCATTTTAATCTTTAGTCTGGACACACTGAGGTTCGCTCAAGATGACATGGCTCGGAGGTAACAAAGCCTAAATTTGAACCCAAGACAGTCAGGCCATGGGGCTCAAGATGTGGAGGAGTATGTTCAACTGTCTTCTTGAGAAGTTTTGTCATCAAATTTTGAGGATTATATGAGCTAATAATACAGAGGGCTTGGCCTGTAGTGTTTAAAACTATTAActatcattattataattattctaGAAGCTTCAGACTCTGCCCTAGAGAGCATGAAGTCCAGCTGGAGGGACAGTGGAGAATAACAAACCCCAGGGCCAGGTAGGCAAGGACTTACGCATGTTCCTGGCCACCATGCTTCGGGCGGTAGCGCACGAGTCCCAGGAGGCGGCTCTGCCTGCTGTCTCCCTCACACAGCACACCCTGCACCGCCTGCTGCTCAGGGTCAAGGCAAACCAAAAGGGAGAAGGCACCCAGGCCTCACCCAGCCCAGCCCGCCCCACCTGCCctggcctgccctgccctgccctgtcctcACCCACGCAGATTGTTTCACCTCTCTGacctttctcatctgtgaaatgaggatagtAACCCCCAACTTCACAAGGGGGTGGGAGGATAGCTGAGTTTTTAAAGCACCCAGCAGAGGGTCCAGGACTCATTACTCAGTACGTACTGGTTTCCTTCTCCCCCGATGACCCAGAGAGAGGGAGGCAAGCAGACAGACACGTAGACACCTGCCATTGTGTTTCCCCAGGCCAGGCAGGGcaggccctggggctgggagcTGACACCCGCAGGGAAGGATATGATGATGCAATAGTCCCCCTCAGCCAGGGTCTCCTGGATCGCCACAGACTGGTCCATGCTGGCCCCTGCTGAGCAGACACGCCCTGGGGTAGGGCAGATGGGAGCTCCTATAGTCAACAAGTCACCCAGGAGGTGACAGAGCTGCCTCCGAgcgctgggggcagggaggaggggctctGTGATGGGAGAAGGTGAAGGAGGCCCgatcctctcccctctcctccctctcccccttcccttgACAGTGGGCCTTTTAATTTCTAGGGAGAGCGGCCATCCCTTTGCCTCTGGTGGGAGGTACAATTTGCTGCATCACCCTTTGTCTGGAAGGGCATCCAATCACTTCTACGTGGGCTCCAGCCTATTTGTTGGACGTGTGGTGCCTTGTCCCATTACTGGAGAGGAGGACACGGTCCTATTGCTCCTGGGATGGGGCTCTGCCTCCCCTTATGGGAAGCAATATTGGTTCTGCTGGCACCTCTCTGGGAGGTGTCAGGGGTGTATCTGCATGCATCTCAAGAAGGGAGGGTCTCATCCTGGACAAGGACCCCAGTCCTGTCCCTCTTTCCTTGAAGGTGGGAAAGTGTCCCGTTACTCCttggccctcccccagcccagcaggccccattgcATCAGCCAAAGGCCACGGATGTCCGGTTCTGACAGCCTCAGGACAGGGGTCCCAGCCTTCAGCTTGCCCAGTCCCTCCTGCCCAGCCCTTCCCTGGCGTCCCTGCTCCGCATCTGCTCCCACACCCCTGCTGTCGCTGCCTACCTCCTGAGCTGTCACCGCTGCTGGGTGTGCGGAACTCCGCGGCGCCGGGGCCCAGCCaatgactacatttcccagcagcCCCCGCGACACACGATGGTCTGCCAGCCTGCAAGTCCCAGCATGCCCACGtcaatgtgggggtgggggggttcctCCCTGCCCCCGTTAACTCTTTAGGTCCTGGGGTACCCTGGGCTCCCTATTTCGGAAAGCTTTTCCTAAAGACTGCCCTCAGCTCACCCTCGGCCCTCGGAGTCATGGGGCCAGAGCTCCCGGCCCAGGGCCCGGAAGGAAGATGGTCACTTTAAGGGAAAACATTTTCTTAGTTTCATCCTCAACTCCTTTCACTCCAGGCAGGCCAGCGCTGGCTTCTGCTGGAATGCTTCCTCCCAAATAACTACCCTGTTCTAGCTTAAAGGAGGACAACACTATGAAGAACCACTATCCCACTTTCCAGGtggagaaattgaggctcagagatattAAGCAATTTGACCAAGGCCTTGCAGCTAGCCAAGTGGCAAAACTGGGCCTCAACTGAAAGTGTGACTCCAACTTCTGTGCCATGGACACTGGCACACGCTGCCCTTTCCCTGCCTTAGCCTCAGTGCtgtgtgtgtgaggtgtgtgtgCCCGGAGCACCTGGTCCTGCCTGCCTCTTGGGGCTGTTTGGGGCTAAAGGGTGCAAATACACGTTGTAAAGGGTGTGATCCTGTTCTAAGCAGTACTGTGCTGAGGCTCCACCCTCTCTCCTTCTCGGGGAGGAGAGAGCTCATGGGAGGGGCCGCTCAGCTCTCAGGACAGCCTGAGGCtgcactttgtttttttcccagccCCTTCTCCGGATTCACTGGCTGCAGGCACCTGGGCAAGGCCTTCCTCCTTTGGGGCCTCGATTTCCCACCTAAGATAAGCAGGCTGCTCCAGATGGACAAAAAGGGCCAGCTCAGATCAGGGAGTCCAAGATGGGTCTCTCCCAGCCTATTGGCCACTTCACTAAgctgtgagctccctgaggacaggctGTGTCTTCTCCTCATCATCCCCAGTGTGGTTTCTGGCACACAGTTGACTCTCAGAACATGTTTATTGAATTAGTGAATTACTTTAATGAATACTCTTTCTCTCAAGCTTTGACCAAAACTGAAGAGTCAGTGCTCAGGACAGAGTGACCATGTGACTTTTAACCCAtcccccccaccttttccccTAAGCTTAGAGCTGCTGCCCCAGTGACCAGTTCAAGTTTGTACATGTAAACCTATTCCGGAAAAAGATATATTCTTCCCAATTTTCTTTGCCTGGAAATATTCACCGCACAAATGGAGCTCAAGTTTATTTGAATTTGGTTTCAAAGCTGTGTGGGGGATGAGGAGAAAGGGGATTGCCCTTAAAGATAAAGGTGGTGGGGGTCACTCCAGGAAAGCAGGGGAACCCCAACTGCAGCACCCCTCTTTGTGTCAGTCTGGGAAGGACCTAGGAACAGTGGACAGGACTGGGcactttttacagatgaagaggctGTTCTGCAGGACTTGGGGTCCTCCCACTTGATGGGGGTCAGACAGGAGATTGTTCTGTTTTTCCAGACAAACCTCAGCCCCTCCTTGGCAGTGGGGCTAAGGCCCTGCCCCTTGGAGGGCATCACATTCAGGCCTAGGCCCTGGGAGCCTCTAGCACAGAGTTGTGGACTTGATAAATCCCTTTCAGTGAAGATACAGCTACAGGAATCAGAGCTGGGGGTCGGCCTGGGGACTTGCAGGGCCTACAGGATCTTCGTGCCTGCTACTCCCTGACTCTGCTGGGCCCGGTTAGGGGAACAGGAACGAGAGCAGAGCAAAGTGAAGGAGCAGCAGCATGGCCCCAGCCAGGGTCCAGTGCAGGGGGCTCCTGCTGGCCCCTCATGCTGCCCCACTGAAGTGGAGGTTGCTGTCCAGCTGGAGGCAGCTGCCTAAGGCCGACACTTGGCAGCACTCCTGGTAGCAGGGCTGAGCCACAGCCCTGTGACACCTGGGGGTCCCTGCCCCGCAGGCCTGGCTGCACCCTGCAGTGTAGCCTAAGCTGGACTGTTGCAGCTGCGAGAAGAGATGGGACCATTCATCCGCCCCTTGCCTTTGTCCCCCATTCACGGAGGCAAAAAGCGTTAAGTGGGGCTGTGGGCTGAGTTGAACTTCTTTGGACCCCTTGCTGGAGCAGGCAGGTGTGGACAGACACTCACGTTCCTCTTGGGGGCTGGTGGAGTGGTGGTCACCAGGGGCGCAGCAGGAAGCAGCTTGTCCTCTGGGACGGTCAGGTGGCCTAGGCCTGGGAGCAGAGCAGGGCTACCTGGGGAAGTGctgtgacacatctgctgggggACAATTCCTCTGTAAAGTCCCAGACTGCCCCCCAGGGGATGTCACAACCTGAAACTCCCCCATCTCTGCCACCTGGAGACCATGGGGAACTTGCTCAGGCTTCCTGGGAGCTTGGGGGAAGGGGAGCACTGGCTCATCTGGGCAGGTAAAGGAGGGGAGTACGCAGGGGAAATCCAGGAGGGGTGGAGTGCTGACGAGGAGGGTAGACCTCAAAGCTAAGGGTCGGCCTGACAAGCTTTAGAGGTTGGGGTGTTGATAAAGGTTGGTGAAAACAGCTCAGATTTGGGGGGCCGTCAAAGGGTGGGGCTCAGAGCTGGGGGTTAGTGGGTGGGCAAGGCTCAGGGCTGTGGACAAGTGGGGCGGGG
Encoded proteins:
- the LOC130856543 gene encoding uncharacterized protein LOC130856543; its protein translation is MVGADAEVRSRRERNQCLGCPQKLRYGPGLAGPHPPGLADTLFDQLIQLSCEGRNKTGPSLCLWTNNLASSPGPCSLQCCSGGPLCLVLVGLGPRPPDRPRGQAASCCAPGDHHSTSPQEERECLSTPACSSKGSKEVQLSPQPHLTLFASVNGGQRQGADEWSHLFSQLQQSSLGYTAGCSQACGAGTPRCHRAVAQPCYQECCQVSALGSCLQLDSNLHFSGAA